Genomic DNA from Chanos chanos chromosome 6, fChaCha1.1, whole genome shotgun sequence:
aggCTTTGGCTCtgtacattctctctttctatatctGTTGGTGCAgttctcttgctccctctctccattttgtCCAATGAGGTtctgctctccttccctcacagTTACTACATGCAGTGGCTGAATGGATCCCTAATACATGGTACatacgtaaacacacacacgcacacacacacacacacacacacacagttatttaaTTAACTATAAATTCTATAAGTCACACATGGTCAGAAAGCTTTGTGGAGACAAAAGACTACATGTCTGCCAGCATGCACATGCTATGTTTTACTGTCTAATGAGTTACTGTTCTTGTGAGACACAAATGTTGGTTGAGAAGGGAATATGGGGCCACCTGGTGgaaatgtacatacatacagtgcTAATGACTAATGGTGCTAAGAGGGTGCTAAGAGGATCTCACACCAACCTGAATGATATAGGTTCGTACAGGCTAATACTTAGACTACAAAAGTGAGTTAACCAGGGAACAGCATGAAAATAGTCCAATGTCAAAGACATTAAATCTGTTTTGACACATTGTTCTTAATCTGCACAGGCCTATGGAATCTTGTCTTCCTCTTTTCCAACCTCTCCCTCGTTTTCCTGCTGCCCTTTGCATATTTCTTCACAGAGTCAGAGGGCTTTGCAGGCTCCAAAAAGGTcagcacagaccacagacagcatgtccacacacaaactgtcagcacagaccacagacagcatgtccacacacaaactgtcaacacagattacagacagcatgtccacacacaaactgtcaatacagaccacagacagcatgtccacacacaaactgtcaacacagaccacagacagcatgtccacacacaaactgtcaatacagaccacagacagcatgtccacacacaaactgtcaacaCAGACCAGAGACAgcatgtccacacacaaactgtcaacacagaccacagacagcatgtccacacacaaactgtcaatacagaccacagacagcatgtccacacacaaactgtcagcaCAGACCAGAGATAACATGTGTACACACAAGCTCACTCAAATAATTTCCTCACCTCAGTTAATGAGTGCtaacataaaaatgtttcattatatCATCaacatacaaatgtgtgtgtgtgtgtgtgtgtgtgtgtgtgtatgcgtgtgtatagGGGGTGATGTCGCGTGTGTATGAGAGCGTGGTGGTCCTGCTCCTGTTGACAGTGTTAGTTGTGGGGATGGTGTGGGTGGCCTCAGCACTCCTGAACAACAGCACAGCCAGAGAGAGTCTGTACGGTAAGAACCCCACATTCTCTTCCAACATTATCTATagcatttactctctctctctctttcattcacaatGTTGTGGCAATACGTTGTATGAACTGTCAGTTTGACAATGTAATCCCTGAGAAAATGCTCTCTTTTTTAAcaatctccctccctctctctctctctctctctctctctgtagatctGTGGGAGTATTATTTACCATATCTTTATTCATGTATCTCATTGACTGGagttttgctgctgttgtgtaAGTATACTCAAgcgttgtttgtgtgtgtgtgtgtcaaagagagagagagagagagagagagagaaattgtttcAATTTGTTTTAGCTTTagctacagagaacagagaattcAATCATCTTATGTGTATATTTAGGACATTTAATTTTATGTTTCAGATTTCATAACTGTACACCATCAAGCATTTCCTGCtagtacattttacatttacctctgtgtgtgtgtgtgtttgtgtccccaCTTTGTAACAATATATCTGTTTATTCACAGTGTGTACACCATTTGGTTTGTCGCGGATGTTTAGTGTGACAGGAAAGCTCCTGGTTAAACCTAGGgtaagtcagtgagtgagtgtgagttttTGAGGATATATATACCCAAAATCTTGTCTACATTTTTCTTTACATTATGGTGAGATTGTGTGTAATGCAATATTTGCAttacttcctctctctctctctctctctctctcactccctatAGCTGCTGGAGGACGTGGAAGACACCATGAGTTGTGCTATGTTTGAAGAAGCTGCTCTCTCCCAAAAGATCCGACGTGAGTCCTGGTCCTGTTATAAGAACTCACCTTGACTTTACTTGGACTCATATTTCATAGTTTGAGTTTTATAttcatcgctctctctctctctgtctctctctctctctgtcctggcGTGTCCTGCTTCTCAGGGGACACTTTGTGCTGGATGAATCAGAGTGGAGAGGCTCTGAGGAGACGATATTTTGCCATAAAAGCTCGGCGAATAGCTCTGGGTAATCTGCACCATAGATCAGCACCACAGAAAACTCTGTAGATTACTTTTAGTTTTGGCCTTCCTCCAAAGTCCATACCAGTACAACCAATTACGTGTCTCAGTTTTAGTGACAAACActtactatctctctctcactgcttgTCTATACAGATGCAGACCACTTTGACTAACCATActtgctttacacacacacacacacacaggccacttTAATGAATCACACTgccttacacatacacacacactcacatgcgcgcgcgcacacacacacacacacacacaaacgcacagaccACTCTAACGAACAGTGGTGGATTTAGgtatgggcgacatgggcagccGCCCAGGGTGGCATCTTGCTGAGGGGGCTGCACAGGGCGCCAgcacaaaaaaattcagaatgggTGCTACAACCACTACTAAACGAATCACgctgctttacacacacacacaccggtgtGAATAACTCCTGTATAAGGCTATGAGCTGTAACAGGATAACCAGATCACAGACTGTTCACATATCAGGTATCTCAGCTCTAGCTGTGGTCATCATAGTTACGGGTGGTGTGATCAAATGTGTTAATGTGGGGTGAAAGAGTGAAGCCAAACTGAGCAGTCTAGTTTGTAACAGGACTGTGAGTTGTGCCTAGCTCACTAGATGCTCTGTGATAAAGATCCTGTAAAATTCCATTCTaatccctctcctcttctctgtcagagATGCGCAGGCGAGCATCACCCTGGCAGCGTAACCTTGGTTACCCTTTAGCCATGCTGCTCCTGCTGGCACTCACAGTAAGGACAAGATGATCTTATGTCACATCCTGGTGTGGGACTTTGATAACAGTGTGTTATATAAAGGGATCTTATCCTCGTGTAAACACTAAATGCAAATGAAGATGAGCATCAAACTAGTAGGTCATTTGATATTCAGGTTATGACCTTAGGATaaatgcgtttgtgtgtgtgtgcattt
This window encodes:
- the LOC115814385 gene encoding limb region 1 homolog-like protein isoform X2, translated to MEGDDVTLREQLFHDRVRETIISVLLFACLYMVSYLVIKHYRKNAEFAADEDEDATVNKIALWLCTFSLSISVGAVLLLPLSILSNEVLLSFPHSYYMQWLNGSLIHGLWNLVFLFSNLSLVFLLPFAYFFTESEGFAGSKKGVMSRVYESVVVLLLLTVLVVGMVWVASALLNNSTARESLYDLWEYYLPYLYSCISLTGVLLLLLCTPFGLSRMFSVTGKLLVKPRLLEDVEDTMSCAMFEEAALSQKIRRESWSWDTLCWMNQSGEALRRRYFAIKARRIALEMRRRASPWQRNLGYPLAMLLLLALTVVCVFIVCFHVLELLFDETAMPRGMEDPLLGAASFSAFGSLGAAVQVILILYLMVSSVVGFYSSPLSSGLLPRTQDTTLTQIIGNCVCLLVLSSALPVFSRTLGITRFDLLGDFGRYNWLGNFHIVFMYNVLFAGLTSACLINTLTWAVQRELIKAFGLHKLPLTVSRSAIPLKLLLANGLSKIQ